A genomic window from Brassica oleracea var. oleracea cultivar TO1000 chromosome C8, BOL, whole genome shotgun sequence includes:
- the LOC106310147 gene encoding zinc finger AN1 and C2H2 domain-containing stress-associated protein 13, translated as MGTPEFPDLGKHCSVDDCKQIDFLPFTCDRCTQVFCLDHRSYNNHNCPKGNRGDVTVVICPLCGKGVRLNPDEDPNITWEKHVNTDCDPSSYEETVEKKKKKCPVPRCRELLTFSNTIRCRDCSVEHCLKHRFGPDHGCAGPKKPESRWSSLLASAEASISRLGADLSQKLQFANGNSEKMPEKNGKVTVDVCPKCSRGFREPGDLLKHIDKDHHGTSKA; from the exons ATGGGAACTCCGGAGTTTCCAGATCTGGGGAAACACTGCTCTGTAGATGATTGCAAGCAGATCGATTTCTTACCATTCACATGCGATCGCTGCACTCAG GTGTTTTGTTTGGATCATCGTAGCTACAATAACCACAATTGTCCGAAAGGAAACAGAGGAGATGTAACGGTTGTTATCTGTCCGTTATGTGGTAAAGGAGTTCGGTTAAACCCTGACGAAGATCCAAACATCACTTGGGAGAAACACGTGAACACAGATTGTGATCCATCAAGCTACGAGGAAACTGTCGAGAAGAAGAAGAAGAAATGTCCTGTTCCAAGGTGCAGAGAGTTGCTAACCTTCTCCAACACGATAAGATGCCGAGATTGTAGTGTTGAGCATTGTTTGAAGCATCGGTTTGGACCAGACCATGGTTGTGCTGGACCCAAGAAACCTGAATCGAGATGGTCTAGTCTTTTAGCTTCTGCGGAGGCAAGCATCAGCAGGCTCGGTGCCGATCTTAGCCAGAAGTTACAGTTTGCTAATGGCAATTCAGAGAAAATGCCGGAGAAGAATGGTAAAGTTACGGTTGATGTTTGTCCGAAATGCAGCAGAGGGTTTCGTGAACCTGGGGATTTATTGAAGCATATCGATAAGGATCATCATGGTACTTCTAAAGCTTAG
- the LOC106310748 gene encoding uncharacterized protein LOC106310748 has translation MFGVTARLDDQIGTTTTPTTIYVDPPPQDQPSHNSDHRSIETLVIVLAVITILSVLAGIFARLCGGRHLSDGGDHDIEGWVERKCRSCIDAGVPTAASPPPSTPPPPPPATAATVEEPSKPAATEEQNKK, from the coding sequence ATGTTCGGAGTCACAGCAAGACTCGATGACCAAATCGGCACCACAACCACGCCAACCACCATATACGTGGACCCACCTCCACAAGACCAGCCGAGTCACAACTCGGACCACCGTTCAATAGAAACACTCGTCATCGTCTTAGCCGTCATCACCATATTATCAGTCTTAGCCGGCATCTTCGCTAGACTCTGCGGCGGCCGCCATTTATCTGACGGAGGAGACCATGACATCGAAGGTTGGGTTGAGAGAAAGTGCCGTAGCTGCATAGATGCTGGAGTCCCCACCGCCGCCTCCCCTCCTCCTTCTACACCGCCACCGCCACCTCCAGCGACGGCAGCAACAGTGGAGGAGCCGAGTAAGCCAGCAGCCACCGAAGAACAAAACAAGAAGTGA